The genome window TCGCTACGAAACCAGCGTCCCCTGGCGTATACCACGGTGCAGACGGTCCTGTCCATACTCACGCAGAAGGGCGTCGTCCGGTATACCCGCGAAGGCCGGGCCTATGTCTACACCGCCATTCTGAAACCCGAGGGCGTGCGCCGTGAAACCGTCCGGGCCGTCGTGGACAAGCTGTTCGCCGGATCGCCGCAGTCTCTGGTGCTGCACCTGATCGAATCGGACGCGTTGACCGCGGAAGAAGCCGAGAGCCTGCGCAAA of Gemmatimonadota bacterium contains these proteins:
- a CDS encoding BlaI/MecI/CopY family transcriptional regulator — translated: MARKKLSSLTDLEIDIMNVVWRLGRATVRQIVDSLRNQRPLAYTTVQTVLSILTQKGVVRYTREGRAYVYTAILKPEGVRRETVRAVVDKLFAGSPQSLVLHLIESDALTAEEAESLRKLLDRLALETSDTPETKPEASDD